The following coding sequences lie in one Xanthomonas hortorum pv. pelargonii genomic window:
- a CDS encoding DnaJ C-terminal domain-containing protein — protein sequence MEFKDYYATLGVEPSAGDAEIKTAYRRLARKYHPDVSKEAGAEDKFKAINEAYEALRDPQKRKAYDQLKAQGFRPGDEFQAPPNYNGGQGYEYDEVFGNGGAGGGFSDFFESLFAGQRGGRPRGPGAGPGAGPGPQTRGDTRAKLAVPLEAVYAGDSVRITINGKQLDVRVPKGVQPGQVIRLSGQGNGGGNLLLEIEYAAHPQFEVDGRNILYTLQVTPWQAALGTTISVPTLGGSVELKVPAESDAGRKLRLRGRGLPGTTPGDQIVELEILAPAPTDDVQKKAYRNLAKAFGETV from the coding sequence ATGGAATTCAAGGATTACTACGCAACGCTGGGCGTCGAGCCCAGCGCGGGCGATGCGGAGATCAAGACGGCCTACCGCCGACTCGCCCGCAAGTACCACCCCGACGTCAGCAAGGAAGCCGGTGCGGAAGACAAGTTCAAGGCGATCAACGAAGCCTACGAGGCGCTGCGCGACCCGCAAAAGCGCAAGGCCTACGACCAGCTCAAGGCGCAGGGTTTCCGCCCGGGTGACGAGTTCCAGGCCCCGCCCAACTACAACGGCGGCCAGGGCTACGAGTACGATGAAGTATTCGGCAACGGCGGCGCCGGTGGCGGCTTCAGCGATTTCTTCGAAAGCCTGTTCGCCGGCCAGCGCGGCGGCCGCCCGCGTGGCCCGGGTGCAGGGCCCGGTGCAGGTCCCGGCCCGCAAACGCGTGGCGACACCCGCGCCAAGCTGGCGGTGCCGCTGGAAGCGGTCTATGCCGGCGACAGCGTGCGCATCACCATCAACGGCAAGCAGCTGGACGTGCGCGTGCCCAAGGGCGTCCAGCCCGGCCAGGTGATCCGCCTGAGCGGGCAGGGCAATGGTGGCGGCAATCTACTGCTGGAGATCGAATACGCCGCGCACCCGCAGTTCGAGGTGGACGGGCGCAACATCCTGTACACGTTGCAGGTCACGCCCTGGCAGGCCGCGCTGGGCACCACCATCAGCGTGCCGACCCTGGGCGGGTCGGTGGAGTTGAAGGTGCCGGCCGAGTCGGACGCCGGCCGCAAGTTGCGCCTGCGTGGCCGCGGCTTGCCGGGCACCACCCCGGGCGATCAGATCGTGGAGCTGGAGATTCTTGCACCGGCGCCCACCGACGATGTGCAGAAGAAGGCGTACCGCAACCTGGCCAAGGCGTTCGGCGAGACGGTGTGA
- a CDS encoding Hsp20/alpha crystallin family protein, whose translation MNIVRYPQWPTHALQNEIKHVFDRFFEHNGDTDESAVVTAQWVPRVDIKEEPNHFVLYADLPGIDPSQIEVQMDKGILSIKGERNSESSTETERFSRIERRYGSFHRRFALPDSADPDGITAAGHNGVLEIRIPKRPAATPRRIQVGNGQGASGGTVQ comes from the coding sequence ATGAACATCGTTCGTTATCCACAGTGGCCCACCCACGCCCTGCAAAACGAGATCAAGCATGTGTTCGACCGTTTCTTCGAGCACAACGGCGACACCGACGAATCGGCGGTGGTGACCGCCCAGTGGGTGCCGCGCGTGGACATCAAGGAAGAACCCAACCACTTCGTGTTGTACGCCGATCTGCCCGGCATCGACCCGAGCCAGATCGAGGTGCAGATGGACAAGGGCATCCTGTCGATCAAGGGCGAGCGCAACAGTGAGTCCAGCACCGAGACCGAGCGTTTCTCGCGCATCGAGCGTCGTTACGGCAGCTTCCACCGCCGCTTCGCGCTGCCCGACAGTGCCGACCCGGACGGCATCACCGCGGCTGGACACAACGGCGTGCTGGAAATTCGCATTCCCAAGCGCCCGGCGGCCACCCCGCGCCGTATCCAGGTCGGCAACGGCCAGGGCGCCAGCGGCGGCACGGTGCAGTAA
- a CDS encoding peroxiredoxin, which translates to MTIHVGDRIPEIVLKRLREGIETVDTHTLFADRKVLLFAVPGAFTPTCSAKHLPGYVEHFEQFRKRGIEVLCTAVNDPFVMQAWGRSQLIPDGLHMLPDGNADLARALGLEVDASSSGMGLRSRRYALYADDAVVKALFVEEPGEFKVSAADYVLQHLPD; encoded by the coding sequence ATGACCATCCACGTTGGTGACCGCATCCCCGAAATCGTGCTCAAGCGCTTGCGTGAGGGGATCGAAACAGTCGACACCCATACCTTGTTCGCAGACCGCAAGGTGCTGCTGTTCGCGGTGCCGGGCGCGTTCACCCCGACCTGTTCGGCCAAGCACCTGCCGGGCTATGTGGAGCACTTCGAGCAGTTCCGCAAACGCGGCATCGAAGTGCTATGCACCGCCGTCAACGACCCGTTTGTGATGCAGGCCTGGGGCCGCAGCCAGCTGATCCCCGATGGCCTGCACATGCTACCCGATGGCAATGCCGACCTGGCCCGCGCGCTGGGCCTGGAAGTGGATGCCAGCAGCTCGGGCATGGGCCTGCGCTCGCGTCGCTACGCGCTGTATGCCGACGATGCGGTGGTGAAAGCCCTGTTCGTCGAAGAACCCGGCGAATTCAAGGTGTCTGCGGCCGATTACGTGCTGCAGCACCTGCCCGATTGA